One window of Anaerolineales bacterium genomic DNA carries:
- a CDS encoding aminopeptidase P family protein, with protein METLVTRSRLDRLTASLSNSNLDAVILNPGPTLKYLTGLNFHLMERPVVLFVAPGRDPVLVLPELELPKVDLFPFKVQGVAYGENPAEWDDAFTKAVRSLGLDAKRIGVEPRQLRLLEFRYVRAGAPEADFPDATDVLAELRLRKEKAEVESMRRAVKIAQDALEETLQRIKTGMTEREVASELVMQLLKHGSESEMPFAPIVSAGPNSANPHASPTDRKLQAGDLLVVDWGAAYDGYISDLTRTFAVGEVDEEYQKIHKIVQEANAGGRAAAKPGVPCADVDKAARGVIEKAGYGKYFTHRTGHGIGMEGHEAPYMRGDNMQILEPGMAFTVEPGIYLTNRNGVRIEDNMVITENGAESLSDMPREIRTVG; from the coding sequence ATGGAGACTCTTGTGACTCGTTCCCGCCTCGACCGCCTCACCGCCTCTCTCTCGAACTCGAACCTGGATGCCGTTATTCTGAATCCGGGTCCTACGCTGAAGTATCTTACCGGGTTGAATTTTCATCTCATGGAACGCCCCGTGGTTTTATTCGTCGCTCCGGGCAGGGACCCGGTTTTGGTCTTGCCTGAACTCGAACTTCCCAAAGTGGACTTGTTTCCGTTCAAGGTACAGGGCGTGGCGTATGGTGAGAATCCTGCCGAATGGGATGACGCGTTTACAAAGGCGGTGCGATCCCTCGGTTTGGATGCGAAACGCATTGGTGTCGAACCGCGGCAATTGCGGTTGCTGGAATTCAGGTATGTCCGCGCAGGCGCCCCCGAAGCGGATTTCCCCGATGCGACCGATGTTCTCGCAGAACTGCGATTGCGGAAGGAGAAAGCCGAGGTGGAGTCCATGCGCAGGGCTGTGAAGATCGCGCAGGATGCATTGGAGGAGACGCTTCAAAGGATAAAGACCGGCATGACCGAGCGCGAAGTTGCTTCGGAGTTGGTGATGCAGTTATTGAAACACGGTTCTGAATCAGAAATGCCGTTCGCGCCGATCGTCTCTGCGGGACCGAATTCTGCAAATCCGCATGCCTCTCCAACGGATAGAAAACTTCAAGCCGGGGATCTGCTCGTCGTGGATTGGGGCGCCGCGTACGATGGGTATATCTCCGACCTGACGCGCACTTTTGCTGTCGGCGAGGTGGATGAGGAATACCAAAAGATTCACAAAATCGTTCAGGAGGCAAATGCAGGAGGCCGCGCCGCGGCAAAACCCGGCGTTCCCTGCGCGGATGTTGATAAAGCCGCGAGGGGTGTCATCGAAAAGGCGGGATATGGAAAATACTTCACCCATCGCACCGGTCACGGCATCGGCATGGAGGGACATGAAGCGCCATACATGCGCGGCGACAACATGCAGATTCTCGAACCCGGCATGGCATTTACCGTCGAGCCGGGGATTTACCTCACCAATCGCAACGGTGTGCGAATTGAAGACAACATGGTGATTACCGAAAACGGCGCGGAGAGTCTCTCCGATATGCCAAGGGAAATCAGGACGGTCGGTTAA
- a CDS encoding DinB family protein — MNLVVPEYLDLMDRQREAILISLGGLTDTQLWHRPAPKEWSIGEILDHNYLLMASFYPVVRFLWNYLGWYGRLRRKRPYDTGIEDLYRCPKFPQWVGFMWTPRYNTRKPVPFDALKKELRDLHANVRAFYEGKDEDVLGNLYLYDPLFGWCNLIVTLRIGIYHDQLHFDDVAKQARAFK, encoded by the coding sequence ATGAATCTTGTAGTTCCAGAATATCTCGACCTGATGGATCGTCAGAGAGAGGCGATTCTCATCTCACTGGGTGGACTGACAGATACCCAGCTTTGGCACAGACCCGCTCCAAAAGAGTGGAGCATCGGCGAGATTCTCGACCATAATTATTTGCTCATGGCTTCGTTTTATCCGGTAGTCAGGTTCTTGTGGAATTATCTGGGTTGGTACGGTCGCTTGCGCAGGAAACGACCATATGATACCGGGATCGAAGACCTGTATCGCTGTCCAAAATTCCCTCAATGGGTCGGCTTCATGTGGACGCCCCGCTACAATACAAGGAAGCCTGTGCCCTTCGATGCTTTGAAAAAGGAACTTCGCGATCTGCATGCGAACGTCCGCGCATTTTATGAAGGCAAGGACGAGGATGTGTTGGGAAATCTTTACTTGTACGATCCGCTCTTCGGCTGGTGCAACTTGATCGTCACCCTGCGCATCGGGATCTATCACGACCAGTTGCATTTCGACGATGTGGCAAAGCAGGCGCGTGCCTTCAAGTAG
- a CDS encoding adenine nucleotide alpha hydrolase family protein produces MKCKKCGEKASVNMRQHRMALCSEHFLEWIPEQTERFIKKYNMFTRNEKVLVAVSGGKDSLSLWDILVRLGYNADGLYLGLGIDGGIGYSDESHRLTDEFAKNNNLKLHVVDIEKEYGHSIPVLSEVSHRGHGKPCAVCGLTKRHEMNRIARDLGYDVLATGHNLDDEAAVLFGNTLHWEPDYLLRQGPVLPGMEGLARKVKPLCRFYEREMTAYAISRGIAYIYEECPFAEGSTQIFYKEALNQLETVRPGTKLTFYLRFLEARQSGELFVKKEAAQTQLHPCEKCGQPTSAPGYCSFCRMLEKAALQPTELQ; encoded by the coding sequence ATGAAATGCAAGAAGTGCGGCGAAAAAGCCTCGGTCAATATGCGCCAGCATCGCATGGCGTTGTGCAGTGAGCACTTCCTTGAATGGATTCCGGAGCAGACCGAACGTTTCATCAAGAAGTACAACATGTTCACACGGAACGAGAAGGTCCTCGTGGCGGTATCAGGCGGCAAGGATTCGCTTTCGCTATGGGATATCCTGGTTCGGCTTGGATACAACGCCGACGGGCTTTACCTCGGTCTGGGGATCGATGGGGGAATCGGCTACTCGGACGAGTCTCACAGGCTTACCGATGAATTTGCCAAAAACAACAACCTGAAACTCCATGTCGTGGATATCGAAAAGGAATATGGCCATTCCATCCCTGTGCTTTCGGAGGTCAGCCATCGCGGGCACGGCAAACCCTGCGCCGTCTGCGGCTTGACCAAACGTCACGAGATGAACCGTATCGCGCGCGACCTCGGTTACGATGTGCTCGCTACCGGGCATAACCTCGACGATGAAGCCGCGGTGTTGTTCGGAAATACCCTGCATTGGGAACCGGATTATCTCTTACGGCAGGGACCCGTCCTGCCTGGAATGGAGGGGCTGGCGCGCAAGGTCAAGCCCTTGTGCCGCTTCTACGAGCGCGAGATGACCGCGTATGCCATCTCCAGGGGAATTGCGTATATCTATGAGGAATGTCCATTTGCGGAAGGTTCGACCCAGATATTTTATAAAGAAGCGTTGAATCAATTGGAGACCGTCCGCCCGGGCACAAAACTGACCTTCTATCTGCGTTTTTTGGAGGCGCGGCAAAGCGGGGAATTGTTTGTGAAGAAAGAAGCAGCTCAAACTCAACTGCATCCTTGTGAGAAGTGCGGGCAGCCCACGTCCGCGCCGGGGTATTGCTCGTTTTGCAGGATGCTCGAAAAAGCGGCTCTTCAACCTACCGAATTACAGTAG
- the lon gene encoding endopeptidase La, translating to MEPKADGLIEASVLPLRDMVIFPRMVSPIFIGREASLLALEEAHTKEQTVIGLTQRDPDVEEPGPNDFLPIGVEMAVGRLLDMPDGSHSALVQGRRRVEIVEFIRLKPYIRVRARIIHESTSADRQTQALMRSVLNQFERCIQLDRSIPEEAHVFALNISEPGWLADMISTSLGLTYEAKLRLLMILDPKARLGQLNNLLAAEVDVLELEDEIHTRVQNEVDKSQREYYLREQMKQIQTELGEGDIFTRDAVDLKKRVESAALPEEARKVALKEVERLNQMPPMAPEVGIIRTYIDWILDLPWHNPTPDNLDVKHAAKILERDHFGLKKAKERILEYIAVRSLKPKKERQPILCFVGPPGVGKTSLGRSIADALGRKFVRVSLGGVRDEAEIRGHRRTYIGALPGRIIQTMKRAGTSNPLFMLDEIDKLYSDFRGDPASAMLEVLDPEQNHSFSDHYLELPFDLSRVMFITTANSLGSIPSPLLDRMEVIEFPGYIEEEKVEIANRYLIPRQIEETGIQDPGLNFEPGALQRIIREYTYEAGVRGLEREISRVCRKVARLKAEGKKYPTVIAAEGIDKLLGPQQFFPSEAERADEVGVATSLAWTETGGEIMPVEVAIIEGKGGLQMTGQMGEVMQESAQAAMSYIKSRSAKLKIEMEVFERFDIHIHMPEGGIPKDGPSAGITMASAIISALTGRPIYKHVGMTGEITLRGRVLPIGGVREKVLAAHRAGLKTVILPEKNMKDLVELPKTAKSELKIIPVKHMDEVLEIALGKNPIIEAPKPKKRAEEQNEG from the coding sequence ATGGAGCCGAAGGCCGATGGTTTGATCGAGGCGTCGGTGCTTCCGCTGCGGGATATGGTCATTTTTCCGCGCATGGTGTCGCCGATCTTTATCGGGCGTGAGGCTTCACTGCTGGCATTGGAGGAGGCGCATACCAAGGAACAGACCGTGATCGGTTTGACCCAGCGCGACCCCGATGTGGAGGAACCGGGTCCGAATGATTTTCTGCCCATCGGTGTGGAGATGGCTGTCGGGCGTTTGCTCGATATGCCCGACGGTTCGCATTCCGCGCTCGTGCAGGGCCGCCGTCGCGTGGAGATCGTGGAGTTTATCCGCCTAAAACCTTACATCAGAGTGCGCGCGCGCATCATCCACGAGTCGACGTCCGCCGACCGGCAGACCCAGGCGTTGATGCGCTCGGTCTTGAATCAGTTCGAACGCTGCATCCAATTGGACAGGTCGATTCCCGAGGAGGCGCATGTCTTTGCTTTGAACATCTCCGAGCCGGGCTGGCTTGCAGATATGATCTCCACTTCGCTCGGGCTTACCTACGAAGCGAAACTGCGGCTGTTGATGATTCTCGACCCCAAGGCGCGCCTCGGACAATTGAACAACCTGCTTGCCGCCGAAGTGGATGTCCTCGAGCTCGAAGATGAGATTCACACCCGCGTGCAGAACGAAGTCGACAAGAGTCAGCGTGAGTATTACCTGCGCGAGCAGATGAAACAGATCCAGACCGAACTGGGCGAGGGCGACATTTTTACGCGCGACGCGGTCGATTTGAAAAAGCGGGTGGAGTCTGCGGCGTTGCCTGAAGAGGCGCGGAAGGTGGCGTTGAAGGAAGTGGAACGCCTCAACCAGATGCCGCCGATGGCTCCCGAAGTGGGCATCATCCGCACCTACATCGATTGGATTCTCGATCTCCCGTGGCACAACCCGACACCGGATAATCTCGACGTGAAACACGCGGCAAAGATTTTGGAGCGCGATCATTTCGGTTTGAAGAAAGCCAAGGAACGCATCCTTGAATACATCGCTGTCCGTTCGCTCAAGCCGAAGAAGGAGCGCCAGCCGATCCTTTGTTTTGTCGGACCGCCTGGTGTGGGAAAGACGTCGCTCGGCCGTTCCATTGCAGATGCGCTCGGACGCAAGTTTGTACGCGTCTCGCTCGGCGGCGTGCGCGACGAAGCGGAAATACGCGGACACAGGCGCACTTACATCGGCGCGTTGCCGGGGCGGATTATCCAGACCATGAAGCGGGCGGGGACTTCCAATCCGTTATTCATGCTCGACGAGATCGACAAGTTGTATTCCGATTTTCGCGGTGACCCGGCTTCGGCGATGCTCGAAGTGCTCGACCCGGAACAAAACCATTCGTTCAGCGACCATTATCTTGAATTGCCATTCGATTTGTCCAGGGTCATGTTCATCACGACCGCAAATTCCTTGGGGAGCATTCCCTCGCCGCTGCTCGACCGCATGGAAGTGATCGAATTCCCTGGCTATATCGAAGAAGAGAAGGTCGAGATCGCCAATCGCTATCTGATTCCGCGCCAGATCGAAGAAACCGGGATCCAAGATCCCGGCCTGAATTTTGAGCCCGGCGCCTTGCAGCGTATCATCCGCGAATATACGTATGAAGCCGGTGTTCGCGGACTCGAGCGCGAGATCAGCCGTGTATGCCGCAAAGTAGCGCGCCTGAAAGCGGAAGGGAAAAAATATCCGACTGTCATCGCGGCGGAGGGAATCGATAAACTCCTTGGACCCCAGCAATTCTTCCCGTCTGAAGCCGAGAGGGCTGACGAGGTCGGCGTCGCCACCAGCCTGGCATGGACGGAAACGGGCGGCGAGATCATGCCTGTCGAGGTTGCCATCATCGAAGGCAAGGGCGGTTTGCAGATGACCGGTCAGATGGGCGAGGTGATGCAGGAATCCGCCCAGGCGGCGATGTCCTATATCAAGTCCCGGTCCGCGAAACTCAAGATCGAAATGGAAGTGTTCGAACGGTTCGATATCCACATCCATATGCCCGAGGGCGGCATTCCCAAAGACGGACCATCGGCTGGAATTACCATGGCGAGCGCCATCATTTCCGCTCTGACCGGGCGGCCCATCTATAAACATGTCGGCATGACGGGGGAGATCACCCTGCGCGGACGCGTCCTGCCGATTGGCGGTGTGCGCGAGAAGGTTCTCGCCGCTCATCGCGCTGGCTTGAAGACGGTCATCCTGCCGGAGAAGAACATGAAAGACCTTGTGGAACTTCCGAAAACGGCAAAATCCGAACTTAAGATCATCCCGGTAAAACACATGGATGAAGTGTTGGAGATCGCTTTGGGAAAGAATCCGATCATCGAAGCGCCCAAACCCAAAAAACGCGCCGAGGAACAAAACGAAGGCTGA
- a CDS encoding VOC family protein: MKLIEIAKFTNNVAGMSAFYRRLLGTDPVAESPDMAIFMNAGVKIFIHKMYEAGEGDLPPEDHIAFAVADVDGTLAELQAGGSKAEVAPKDYYWGRSAYLRDPDGQLIEITQESK, translated from the coding sequence ATGAAACTTATTGAGATCGCAAAGTTTACGAACAATGTCGCAGGGATGTCCGCTTTTTATCGTCGATTGCTCGGGACGGACCCCGTCGCTGAATCGCCGGATATGGCGATCTTCATGAACGCAGGAGTAAAGATATTCATTCACAAGATGTATGAGGCGGGCGAAGGCGATTTGCCCCCGGAAGACCACATTGCCTTCGCTGTTGCAGACGTGGATGGAACCCTTGCGGAGTTGCAGGCAGGCGGGTCGAAGGCTGAGGTCGCCCCGAAGGATTATTACTGGGGTCGTTCTGCTTATCTGCGCGACCCGGACGGACAGTTGATAGAGATCACCCAGGAATCAAAATGA
- a CDS encoding GNAT family N-acetyltransferase: MTHSFHTLKGISGDLLPRIAEIHMNDAGLLSRLGYPFALRYFENAIKDERAFGFYAQDDGTGEIMGFSLASPEPSSLTAKLTEDKGWFVRNIIKVIFTRPMAFLQMLISSVTIRGQMYEPNTVECVYFTVDPKHRGRGLGRELQKSLMDEGRKRGYKKIYASVETSNIASLKATQANGFRIIKTFREGIYHRHRLESEL, encoded by the coding sequence ATGACGCACAGTTTTCACACCCTCAAAGGCATTTCAGGTGATCTTCTTCCCCGCATCGCTGAAATCCATATGAATGACGCAGGTTTATTGTCCAGGCTGGGCTATCCCTTCGCTTTGCGTTATTTCGAGAATGCGATCAAGGATGAGCGGGCTTTCGGCTTTTATGCTCAGGATGATGGGACGGGAGAAATAATGGGTTTCAGCCTCGCCTCACCAGAGCCATCATCCCTCACAGCAAAACTCACAGAAGACAAGGGTTGGTTTGTCAGGAACATTATCAAAGTCATCTTTACCCGGCCGATGGCATTCCTTCAAATGCTTATTTCGAGCGTCACCATCCGCGGTCAGATGTATGAGCCGAACACCGTCGAATGCGTCTACTTCACCGTCGACCCGAAACACCGCGGAAGGGGACTGGGGCGCGAACTGCAAAAATCCCTCATGGACGAGGGACGCAAACGGGGGTATAAAAAAATCTACGCCAGCGTGGAGACCTCGAACATCGCCAGCCTGAAAGCGACGCAGGCGAACGGATTTAGAATCATCAAGACCTTCCGCGAAGGAATCTATCACCGCCACCGACTGGAAAGCGAGTTATAA
- a CDS encoding uroporphyrinogen decarboxylase produces the protein MTTHRERIQACLNGELTDRTSIALWRHFPNEDQNPESLAAATIKFQQTYDFDIVKVTPASSFAVKDWGVEDEWRNNPEGSRDYLKYVIKEPGDWESLKPLDPSAPHLAAQLKCLKQIRKEVGKETPVIQTIFNPMSQAKNLAGNKLLLEHIRKHPDAVLKGLDTIATTTMKFIEAAHGAGVDGIFYAVQHAQGSMMDMEEYKFLVLPVDQKTLQPAKDLWCNMLHLHGRDVYFSLLRLMNFQIVNWHDRESYPSLAEAQSFFRGVVCGGVSQDTLHSGNPDQVRKEAQEALNQTNGRRFILGTGCVVYYESPHENIMAARKSVDSPHHSGEG, from the coding sequence ATGACCACGCATCGCGAACGCATTCAAGCCTGCCTGAACGGGGAATTGACCGACCGCACGTCGATCGCGCTCTGGCGTCACTTCCCGAACGAAGACCAGAATCCTGAAAGTCTTGCCGCGGCGACGATCAAATTCCAGCAGACCTACGACTTCGACATCGTGAAAGTGACCCCGGCCTCCTCTTTTGCCGTCAAAGATTGGGGCGTGGAGGATGAATGGCGAAATAACCCCGAAGGTTCACGGGATTATTTAAAATACGTCATCAAAGAACCCGGGGATTGGGAATCGCTCAAACCGCTCGATCCTTCTGCTCCGCATCTTGCCGCGCAATTGAAATGCCTGAAACAAATTCGCAAAGAAGTTGGAAAGGAAACCCCGGTCATACAAACGATCTTCAACCCGATGTCGCAGGCAAAGAACCTGGCAGGGAACAAGTTATTATTGGAACACATCCGCAAGCACCCAGACGCCGTCTTGAAGGGATTGGATACCATCGCGACGACCACGATGAAATTCATCGAAGCCGCACACGGCGCAGGCGTGGATGGCATCTTCTATGCAGTCCAACATGCCCAGGGCAGCATGATGGATATGGAAGAATACAAGTTCCTCGTCCTGCCTGTGGACCAGAAAACGCTTCAACCTGCAAAAGACCTTTGGTGCAATATGCTCCATTTACACGGCAGGGATGTTTATTTCTCCCTGCTGCGTTTGATGAACTTCCAGATCGTCAACTGGCACGACCGCGAAAGCTACCCATCGCTGGCAGAAGCGCAAAGTTTCTTTCGCGGCGTGGTGTGCGGAGGCGTAAGTCAGGATACGCTCCACTCGGGGAATCCGGACCAGGTCAGGAAAGAGGCGCAAGAAGCCTTAAATCAGACCAATGGCAGGAGGTTCATCCTCGGTACGGGATGCGTCGTTTATTACGAATCTCCGCACGAGAATATCATGGCTGCGCGAAAGAGCGTCGATTCCCCTCACCATTCAGGAGAGGGGTGA
- the rsmD gene encoding 16S rRNA (guanine(966)-N(2))-methyltransferase RsmD, whose translation MTLRVIAGIAKGRKLKSVPGDTTRPVMDRVKEALFNILAGDVIDSNWWDLFAGTGAIGIEALSRGASFVRFTDLNRAPIETIKENVEHCKFADKAEVKRGDAFTMLAGRADRQFEYIYIAPPQYQGMWVEALKRLDDHLEWLSDDGTAIVQIDPSEYEEPELSHLVEGEQRKYGQTLLVFYDRK comes from the coding sequence ATGACCCTGCGCGTCATCGCGGGAATCGCAAAAGGGAGGAAGTTGAAATCCGTGCCGGGAGATACGACAAGACCCGTGATGGACCGCGTCAAGGAAGCGTTGTTCAACATCCTCGCGGGGGACGTGATCGATTCGAACTGGTGGGATCTGTTCGCGGGCACGGGAGCGATCGGGATCGAAGCCCTGAGCCGCGGCGCTTCATTCGTGAGATTCACGGACCTGAACCGCGCGCCGATCGAAACGATCAAAGAAAATGTGGAACACTGCAAATTCGCAGATAAAGCAGAGGTCAAACGCGGTGATGCGTTCACGATGCTGGCGGGCAGAGCAGACAGACAATTCGAATATATCTATATCGCGCCGCCGCAATATCAGGGCATGTGGGTGGAGGCGCTGAAGCGGCTCGACGATCATTTGGAATGGCTGAGCGACGACGGGACGGCAATCGTCCAGATCGACCCATCTGAGTATGAAGAACCGGAATTAAGCCATCTCGTGGAGGGCGAGCAGCGAAAATATGGTCAAACACTTTTGGTTTTCTACGATCGGAAGTAA
- a CDS encoding bifunctional folylpolyglutamate synthase/dihydrofolate synthase gives MDIETRYNLALDYLYSFVDYSLKHSSELAKADFNLDRMFRLMDSLGNPQAKYPIIHVAGTKGKGSVSALCASALTAAGYKTGLYTSPHLEDYTERIRIDGQPISHDQMVELVEEIKPHVAAIEKLTTFEITTALAFMAFEKYGVNAAVFEVGLGGRLDATNVVIPKISVITSLSYDHMAVLGNTLALIAGEKAGIIKDSVPVVSSPQKEEALEVLMRIANLRNCDFTLVGRDINFVRNRSSIDGQTLELKSAAWGRVELTVPLLGKHQVENAATAYTALKTSGIPITDEQIKTGFQQVDWRGRFEVARLEPPVIFDSAHNQDSFEKLRETLDEHFPGRLVYLIFGASEDKNIPGMFTEMKSKIRKIIITRADHPRALSVEHIQGLAAQAGLESEAAVPVKDALRLALDLSANDGSIVLSAGSMFVTAEVMREWKSITSLMPPESAKGA, from the coding sequence ATGGACATCGAAACCCGCTACAACCTCGCCCTCGACTATCTCTATTCCTTCGTGGATTATAGCCTGAAACACTCGTCCGAGCTTGCCAAGGCGGATTTCAACCTCGACCGCATGTTCAGGTTGATGGATTCTCTCGGAAATCCGCAGGCGAAATATCCCATCATCCATGTGGCGGGGACGAAGGGAAAGGGGTCCGTTTCCGCGTTGTGCGCATCGGCGTTGACGGCGGCGGGATACAAGACCGGCTTGTACACTTCTCCGCATTTGGAGGATTACACCGAGCGGATTCGAATCGATGGTCAGCCGATCTCGCATGACCAGATGGTGGAGTTGGTGGAAGAGATCAAGCCTCATGTCGCAGCGATAGAAAAACTGACCACATTCGAGATCACGACAGCATTGGCGTTCATGGCATTTGAGAAATATGGGGTTAATGCGGCAGTGTTCGAAGTGGGGCTTGGCGGCAGGCTCGATGCGACCAATGTGGTCATACCGAAGATTTCGGTCATTACCTCATTATCTTACGACCACATGGCTGTGCTGGGAAATACCCTGGCGCTCATAGCAGGGGAGAAGGCCGGAATAATAAAGGATTCTGTCCCTGTGGTTTCATCCCCTCAAAAGGAAGAAGCGTTGGAAGTGCTGATGCGTATAGCCAATTTGAGGAATTGTGATTTCACTCTGGTCGGACGGGATATAAATTTTGTCCGAAATAGATCTTCAATCGATGGTCAGACATTGGAATTGAAAAGCGCTGCGTGGGGTAGGGTGGAGTTGACAGTCCCGCTTCTTGGCAAACACCAGGTGGAAAATGCCGCGACTGCCTACACTGCGCTGAAAACCAGCGGGATTCCCATCACAGACGAGCAGATCAAAACCGGATTCCAGCAGGTTGATTGGCGCGGACGGTTTGAAGTAGCCCGCCTCGAACCGCCTGTGATCTTTGATTCCGCCCACAACCAGGATTCGTTCGAAAAATTGCGCGAAACCCTGGATGAACATTTCCCCGGCAGGTTGGTCTATCTCATCTTCGGTGCGTCTGAGGATAAGAACATTCCCGGCATGTTCACGGAGATGAAATCGAAGATAAGGAAGATCATCATCACGCGGGCAGACCATCCGCGCGCTTTGAGCGTGGAGCATATTCAGGGTCTCGCCGCGCAGGCCGGGTTGGAGTCTGAGGCGGCGGTTCCCGTCAAAGATGCATTGCGGCTTGCGCTGGATTTGTCCGCGAATGATGGTAGCATTGTATTATCCGCCGGATCGATGTTCGTGACGGCGGAAGTGATGAGAGAATGGAAATCGATAACATCGCTCATGCCTCCGGAATCGGCGAAGGGAGCGTAA
- a CDS encoding SDR family NAD(P)-dependent oxidoreductase: MNFRPIPLENKVVLITGASSGFGEEAARMFAEEKCKVILAARRIDRLQNLASKIQDAGGEAIAIPVDIVNPDDIENMIKTAIELYDHIDILFNNAGIGRVGWYEEHSLDRDIDLLIKVNLIGMMRVTRMILPYMIARRQGHIINMVSVAGLIAAPLIASYSASKHGARAFTDALRREVAPFGITVSGIYPGPASTEFGKHIGSNVAYQSFRYKLKLRMSSTYVARRIVDVAKRPRRSLVIPWWFRIATTTEAIFPCLVDWITMIFSKFKHK; the protein is encoded by the coding sequence ATGAATTTTCGTCCCATCCCGCTTGAAAACAAGGTCGTGCTCATCACCGGCGCATCTTCTGGTTTTGGAGAGGAAGCCGCCAGGATGTTTGCCGAGGAGAAGTGCAAGGTAATCCTTGCCGCGCGGCGCATCGACCGTCTGCAAAACCTAGCTTCGAAGATACAGGACGCGGGCGGTGAGGCGATAGCGATTCCGGTCGACATCGTCAACCCAGACGATATCGAAAACATGATCAAGACCGCCATCGAGCTATACGACCATATCGATATCCTTTTCAACAACGCGGGCATCGGCAGGGTGGGTTGGTACGAAGAACACAGCCTGGACCGGGACATCGACCTTTTGATTAAAGTCAACCTCATCGGCATGATGCGTGTCACCCGGATGATCCTTCCTTACATGATCGCACGGCGGCAGGGACACATCATCAACATGGTTTCAGTTGCGGGTCTGATTGCAGCGCCCCTCATTGCAAGTTATTCCGCCAGCAAACATGGCGCGAGAGCCTTTACTGACGCGTTGCGCCGTGAAGTTGCGCCGTTTGGGATCACGGTCAGCGGGATTTATCCGGGTCCTGCTTCCACCGAGTTTGGGAAACACATCGGCTCGAACGTTGCTTATCAATCGTTTCGTTATAAATTGAAGCTGCGCATGTCATCAACGTACGTCGCGCGTCGTATCGTCGACGTCGCCAAGCGGCCTCGGCGCAGCCTGGTGATTCCCTGGTGGTTCCGCATTGCCACCACAACTGAAGCGATTTTTCCATGTCTTGTGGATTGGATCACCATGATTTTCTCAAAGTTCAAACATAAATAG